TCACCGATGCCGGTGACCTGCTGAGCGGGGTGGAGAGCGGCAAGTACGACGTCGCCATCAACCACATAGCAATGACCCCGGAACTGGCGGAACGTTTCGACCTCAGCACTGCTTACAGCCATCCGGATGCGCAACTGCTGGCGAGCAAGGATCAGACGCAACGTCCGTTGGTCATGGCGCAGTCGTTCCAGCCGGAAGAAAAGAGCGTCCCGGCGCCGAGCCTGGTGATTCCGTTCCAGAAGGGTAATCCGGCGTTCAAGGCAAGCCTGGACAATGCCCTGACACGTATCAAGGAGGATGGAAGGCTGGAGCGGTTGTCGCAGAAGTGGTTGAAAAAACAGGAGTGAAGCTTCCAGGCGATGAGGCCAAACCATCGAGCTTCATTGATTGTT
The sequence above is drawn from the Pseudomonas sp. St316 genome and encodes:
- a CDS encoding transporter substrate-binding domain-containing protein codes for the protein MRFLPGLICLLPLLSPLAHAELIDDINDRGELRIALEANTAPFNFKEDGKLTGFEVELGEMLASELDVRPDFVVTDAGDLLSGVESGKYDVAINHIAMTPELAERFDLSTAYSHPDAQLLASKDQTQRPLVMAQSFQPEEKSVPAPSLVIPFQKGNPAFKASLDNALTRIKEDGRLERLSQKWLKKQE